A window of the Deinococcus gobiensis I-0 genome harbors these coding sequences:
- a CDS encoding cbb3-type cytochrome c oxidase subunit I yields MTVQHAPTPQQASAERRGAWEVIKDYMMTTDHKKIGLLYIIVSILAFGIGGVLAVGIRLQLALPEQTLLVGNTYNQVLTLHAALMIFFFLIPIGLFGFGNYFLPLQLGVRDVALPRVNTFAVWLFIFSLILVILGLANGGAPGVGWTFYYPLSVDANQTGVSVLMVALILNGIGSLLGSANFAATIVNMRAPGMSLWKMPIFVWSIFATSILQLASLGGLTAAAMVTYLEIKLGLSMFNPGIGGVPVLMQQFFWFYSHPAVYVMLLPYLGIGAEIASTMARKPLFGYRVMVYSILGIVLVSLLVWLHHMFALGIPEAWQIAFMIATMIVAVPTGVKIFNLIGTLWGGRILMKTPTYWLIGFIFNFLIGGITGVSLGMVPFDYQVTMSYYVVAHFHNVMMFGTAFLAMGGIYYWWPKMTGRFLNEKTGMLHFWLFMVGSWMTFLPQYVLGLLGMPRRYYTYPEGNLAWTELNFVSTLGALTLLAGGIVFVWNMYQSMKQPITAGPNPWGGFTLEWTAASPPAAYNFAHEFPRNFPTERPLYDWEQNGETLTPVDPKSIHLPQDSIWPFMTAVGLLLMGYGLSFGWFTNYTPAGGLQPFFQASFGHVLASVVLYLSFPVFFYSLFKWAGTREYAVPVEHHHLTKYDNGFMGMSWFIISEVGLFAVLIAGYVYLRVIGAAEPPALRPNVWLAAVNTLILVSSSFVVHKAEQDLHHGRATWGRLGLFITLLMGGLFMIFQVYEFALFGTESDWKQNLWQACFFIIVGLHGLHIIIGGVGVALPYYQAMTGKMDKYNHGSIVPASLYWHLVDVVWLLIVAIFYAW; encoded by the coding sequence GTGACCGTTCAACACGCTCCGACTCCGCAGCAGGCCAGTGCCGAACGGCGCGGGGCCTGGGAGGTCATCAAGGACTACATGATGACCACCGATCACAAGAAGATCGGTCTGCTCTACATCATCGTCTCCATTCTCGCCTTCGGCATCGGCGGCGTCCTGGCCGTCGGCATCCGGCTCCAGCTCGCGCTGCCCGAGCAGACCCTGCTCGTGGGCAACACCTACAACCAGGTGCTGACCCTGCACGCGGCGCTCATGATCTTCTTCTTCCTCATTCCCATCGGCCTGTTCGGCTTCGGGAACTATTTCCTGCCGCTGCAGCTCGGTGTGCGTGACGTGGCGCTGCCGCGCGTGAACACCTTCGCGGTCTGGCTGTTCATCTTCAGCCTCATCCTGGTGATCCTGGGTCTCGCCAACGGCGGCGCGCCCGGCGTCGGCTGGACCTTCTACTACCCGCTGTCGGTGGACGCCAACCAGACCGGCGTGTCGGTGCTGATGGTCGCGCTGATCCTCAACGGTATCGGCTCGCTGCTCGGCTCGGCCAACTTCGCCGCGACCATCGTGAACATGCGCGCCCCGGGCATGAGCCTGTGGAAGATGCCCATCTTCGTGTGGAGCATCTTCGCGACCAGCATCCTTCAGCTCGCCTCGCTGGGCGGCCTGACGGCGGCGGCGATGGTCACCTACCTGGAAATCAAGCTGGGCCTGAGCATGTTCAACCCCGGCATCGGCGGCGTGCCGGTGCTCATGCAGCAGTTCTTCTGGTTCTACTCGCACCCGGCGGTGTACGTCATGCTGCTGCCCTACCTGGGCATCGGCGCCGAGATCGCCTCGACCATGGCCCGCAAGCCGCTGTTCGGCTACCGCGTGATGGTCTACTCGATCCTGGGCATCGTGCTCGTGTCGCTGCTGGTGTGGCTGCACCACATGTTCGCCCTGGGCATTCCCGAGGCGTGGCAGATCGCCTTCATGATCGCCACGATGATCGTGGCCGTGCCCACCGGGGTCAAGATCTTCAACCTGATCGGCACCCTCTGGGGCGGCCGCATCCTGATGAAGACGCCCACCTACTGGCTGATCGGCTTCATCTTCAACTTCCTGATCGGCGGGATCACCGGCGTGTCGCTGGGCATGGTGCCCTTCGACTATCAGGTCACCATGTCGTACTACGTCGTGGCGCACTTCCACAACGTGATGATGTTCGGTACGGCCTTCCTGGCGATGGGCGGCATCTACTACTGGTGGCCCAAGATGACCGGGCGCTTCCTGAACGAGAAGACCGGCATGCTGCACTTCTGGCTGTTCATGGTCGGCTCGTGGATGACCTTCCTGCCGCAGTATGTGCTGGGCCTGCTGGGCATGCCCCGGCGTTACTACACCTACCCCGAGGGCAACCTCGCCTGGACCGAGCTGAACTTCGTCTCGACCCTGGGCGCGCTGACCCTGCTGGCCGGCGGCATCGTGTTCGTCTGGAACATGTACCAGAGCATGAAGCAGCCCATCACCGCCGGACCCAACCCCTGGGGCGGCTTCACGCTCGAGTGGACGGCCGCCAGCCCACCCGCCGCGTACAACTTCGCCCACGAGTTCCCCCGCAACTTCCCGACCGAGCGCCCCCTGTACGACTGGGAGCAGAACGGCGAGACGCTGACCCCGGTGGACCCCAAGAGCATCCACCTGCCGCAGGACAGCATCTGGCCCTTCATGACGGCCGTCGGGCTGCTGCTCATGGGCTACGGCCTGAGCTTCGGCTGGTTCACCAACTACACCCCGGCCGGCGGTCTCCAGCCCTTCTTCCAGGCGTCCTTCGGCCACGTGCTGGCGAGCGTCGTGCTGTACCTCAGCTTCCCGGTGTTCTTCTACAGCCTGTTCAAGTGGGCGGGCACGCGTGAATACGCCGTGCCGGTCGAGCACCATCACCTGACCAAGTACGACAACGGCTTCATGGGCATGAGCTGGTTCATCATCAGCGAAGTGGGTCTGTTCGCGGTGCTGATCGCCGGGTACGTGTACCTGCGCGTCATCGGGGCCGCCGAGCCGCCCGCCCTGCGTCCCAACGTCTGGCTGGCCGCCGTGAACACCCTGATCCTGGTGTCGTCGTCCTTCGTGGTCCACAAGGCCGAGCAGGACCTGCACCACGGCCGCGCGACCTGGGGCCGCCTGGGCCTGTTCATCACCCTGCTGATGGGCGGCCTGTTCATGATCTTCCAGGTATACGAGTTCGCGCTGTTCGGCACCGAGAGCGACTGGAAGCAGAACCTCTGGCAGGCGTGCTTCTTCATCATCGTCGGCCTGCACGGCCTGCACATCATCATCGGTGGCGTGGGCGTGGCCCTGCCGTACTACCAGGCGATGACCGGCAAGATGGACAAGTACAACCACGGCAGCATCGTGCCCGCCAGCCTGTACTGGCACCTGGTGGACGTGGTGTGGCTCCTGATCGTCGCCATCTTCTACGCCTGGTAA
- a CDS encoding class I SAM-dependent methyltransferase, with translation MTDSARQFDAQADRYAASEVHRAGASLPVLLEYAAPRPDDLALDVATGTGNTALALAPLVAEVTGVDLARKMLDHARLRAGAEGHAHARFVEGSAEALPYAARSFTLVTSRHAPHHFRDAGQFLAEAWRVLRPGGRLVLADQISPDPETRRWIDRYQTLRDPSHFTQRTVQDWRDLAASAGFAWVRDTLVPYHLEFAWWTETAGTPAAAVAELRALAAGLTPEQRGRAGLEFGPDGALLAHTEPMLVVRLEKPRG, from the coding sequence ATGACCGACAGTGCCCGGCAGTTTGACGCCCAGGCCGACCGCTACGCCGCGAGCGAGGTGCACCGCGCCGGGGCCAGCCTTCCGGTCCTGCTGGAGTATGCCGCTCCCCGCCCGGACGACCTGGCCCTGGACGTGGCGACCGGCACCGGCAATACGGCCCTGGCCCTGGCGCCGCTGGTGGCCGAGGTCACGGGCGTGGACCTCGCCCGCAAGATGCTGGACCATGCCCGCCTCCGGGCCGGGGCCGAGGGACACGCCCACGCCCGCTTCGTGGAGGGGTCGGCCGAGGCGCTGCCCTATGCGGCCCGCTCGTTCACGCTGGTCACCTCGCGCCATGCCCCCCACCATTTCCGGGACGCGGGGCAGTTTCTGGCCGAGGCCTGGCGGGTCCTGCGCCCCGGCGGGCGGCTGGTGCTGGCCGACCAGATCAGCCCCGACCCCGAGACGCGCCGCTGGATAGACCGCTACCAGACCCTGCGCGACCCCAGCCACTTCACGCAGCGTACGGTGCAGGACTGGCGCGACTTGGCCGCGTCGGCGGGCTTCGCCTGGGTCCGGGACACCCTGGTGCCCTACCACCTGGAGTTCGCGTGGTGGACCGAGACGGCCGGGACCCCGGCGGCGGCCGTGGCCGAACTGCGGGCGCTGGCGGCGGGCCTGACGCCTGAGCAGCGCGGGCGCGCCGGACTGGAATTCGGCCCGGACGGCGCGCTGCTGGCCCACACCGAGCCCATGCTGGTCGTGCGCCTAGAGAAGCCGAGGGGCTGA
- a CDS encoding NAD(P)H-dependent glycerol-3-phosphate dehydrogenase, with product MTPAAPVPVLGAGGWGTALAVAATRAGRPATLWARRPDFAARLGEVRENREYLPGVTLPPGVTVTARLEEAVAGAPFALVVVPSVGVPDLLEALPRSLGLVLCAKGLAPDGGVLSDLAAGLGFARVAVLSGPNHAEEIGRGLPAATVVASRDEALAGAVQAALMSPSLRVYTSTDLVGVELGGVLKNVMALAAGLGDGLRLGDNAKASLLTRGLREMSRYLTSLGAQEDTVYGLSGLGDLIATATSPHSRNRAAGEAIARGENPQMGGKAVEGLRTAGLLDAWASAHGHDLPIVRAVARVCAGEWTPARGLSELMGREAKAE from the coding sequence GTGACCCCCGCCGCGCCGGTCCCGGTACTGGGCGCGGGCGGCTGGGGCACCGCGCTGGCCGTCGCGGCGACCCGCGCCGGTCGCCCGGCGACCCTGTGGGCCCGCCGACCCGACTTCGCCGCCCGGCTGGGCGAGGTGCGCGAGAACCGCGAGTATCTGCCGGGCGTGACGCTGCCCCCCGGCGTGACGGTCACGGCCCGGCTGGAGGAGGCGGTGGCCGGCGCTCCCTTCGCCCTGGTGGTCGTGCCCAGCGTGGGCGTGCCCGACCTGCTGGAGGCCTTGCCACGCTCGCTGGGGCTGGTGCTGTGCGCCAAGGGCCTGGCCCCCGACGGCGGCGTACTGAGCGACCTGGCCGCCGGACTGGGCTTCGCGCGGGTGGCGGTCCTGAGTGGCCCCAACCATGCCGAGGAGATCGGGCGCGGCCTGCCGGCGGCCACCGTGGTCGCCAGCCGCGACGAGGCGCTGGCCGGGGCGGTGCAGGCGGCCCTGATGTCCCCCAGCCTGCGCGTGTACACCAGCACCGACCTCGTGGGTGTGGAACTGGGCGGCGTGCTGAAAAACGTGATGGCCCTGGCTGCCGGCCTGGGCGACGGCCTGCGCCTGGGCGACAACGCCAAGGCCTCGCTGCTGACCCGGGGCCTGCGCGAGATGAGCCGCTACCTGACCAGCCTGGGCGCGCAGGAGGACACGGTATACGGCCTGAGCGGCCTGGGCGACCTGATCGCCACGGCCACCAGCCCCCACAGCCGCAACCGCGCAGCCGGCGAGGCCATCGCGCGCGGCGAAAATCCGCAGATGGGCGGCAAGGCCGTCGAGGGCCTGCGCACCGCCGGGCTGCTCGACGCCTGGGCCAGTGCCCACGGCCACGACCTGCCCATCGTGCGGGCGGTGGCGCGCGTATGCGCGGGCGAGTGGACCCCTGCACGCGGCCTGAGCGAACTCATGGGACGCGAGGCGAAGGCGGAGTAA